The sequence CCTCACTTCTGTGGCTGTTTTCGTGTAGTAGACGATCAAGGGTGGAATCTACAGTCCATGGGCCCTGACTTCTTGCCTTCCTCTCAAATAGACTCTGCAGCCAGCCATCTATGCAGCACCCCAATGGCTTTGAAATGCAACAGAAACCATCACCCCCGGACCGTGGGCTCCATGCCAGTGGGCAAAGCACAGGCGTGTTCACTGAGTTCCCAGCACATAGCTGTGGCAGGTACTTggtgatattttgaaataaaggaatggatgAATGTGTCCAGGCTGTGCTTCCCCTTTCTACCTTACTCAGGGACATGGTGCCCTCCTCTCTGGCTTCCTGCCCTGTGCCCCCGCCCACAAGCACAGCTCCTATGTGCAAAGCCCCTGTAGGTGCTGGAGGGATTCACTGATGGCTttggcagaggtggcagtgggcACATGCACTTGGCTCTGACACAGCCACTAGTGCGACACCCTGTGCAATCTCAGCCTGGGCCTGTGTGTCCTGCCCTCATTCCTCATGGGTGACTGTCTCCCCTGAGCCACTCTTCTCTCTATTGGATtagctctttttttccccctagggATGCAACACATTTTTATGAACAAACAGCAGAGTTCACATGGCTGTGATGAGGACGTACTGGGGTTTCCCCTGGACATGGCATTCATCTGATGCCATGGGTGGGCAGGACAGTgctgtatactttaaaaaaaccCTAGGGGGTTCTGTTAGGTACCCCCACTGCAGCATAATGAGTTGCCCCTAGCTGAGAAGCCCTTTCCTGGAGCCTGTCCACACCATCCTCTCTCTGAGATTATTCCTGGTGTGGGTGGTGCTCGGCtctacccttccttccttcttccctgcttGGCTCCTGGTCCATGGCTCGCTCCTCTATGGAATGGCCTCCTGGAGCTTGGCTGGGTCAGCCCCCACTTTCCACTCTTCCCATGCCTGTCCTCACCCTCCCAGCAGCCCTGCCAGCCTCCGAGGGGCCCAGGGCACTGCAGCTGGCACATGGGAGTGAGGACTGGGGCCACAGCCAGGCGCACCTTTGGGCACTGAATCCTGAAAGAGGAAGAATTCGGCAAGTGGAGTTCTGCCCACCAAGCTTTCTTCCCCCTGCTCCCCCGAGTCTTTTCCCttcacctccacttcccaaaagCAGCAGGGAGTCAGCTGCAGGGCAGTCGCTCCCCAGGCCGAAGCCTTTGTGGCTGTTTCAGTCACACCCTGAGGCCACCCCTCTTATCTTGTGAGGAGGGAGGCGCACAGAGGCTGTGATTAGCTCTCACAGTAACAAGACTGTTCCCCTCTCTGTTCTGCGGAGTGTGAGGGAAAAGAGCGTTCCTTGTCTACTCATTATGTGCACCTATTGAATAGTCATTCTTTCCACTAGGGCTATTAGTGGTTTTTATTGTTACTGGTCACCCAGAATTAGAGTCACAGCTTCCTCGACAGGGTGAAAGAGGCCAGGGTGCAGTCTGAACATGCTCTCGGGAGAGGAGAGGCCGGAAAGACTTGTACCAGGAGGGACTTCTAAGCTGGGCTGGCCCTTGGAGTGCCTGGGAACGGGTGGCCCATCTTCCCTCCTGTGTTCTGGGCTGTCTGAGTGCCTCTGGGTGAGAGCTCCTCACAGGAGGGAGCGTCTCCTACTGCCCAGTGTCTCCCTGGCACCTGAAGCATCACCCAGCACACAGAGGTGACCAGGAAACACAGACTCCTGTTAGAGAGGCATCTCATGTCCTGCTCTGTTCTTTTGGGCCCTGGGACTAGAACATCTTCACCAGAGACCGGTGCCGACTCCTTGGCAGTGTATAACATTCAGCTCGGTGCCGACGTCTGCCCATGCAGGACTGATCTCCATTCTCTCAATGACCCTAGGAGacaggaattattattattattattattattattattattttgagatggagtttcgctcgtagcccagcctggccaacatgatgaaaccccgtctctactaaaaatacaaaaattagccaggtttggtggtgaacacctgtaatcccagctatccgggaggctgaggcaggagaatcacttgaacccgggaagtagaggttgcagtgagctgagatcgcaccactgcactccagcctgggcgacaagagtgaaactccatctcaaaacacacacacacacacacacacacacgcgtttGGACCATCCCTATTTCCTCACTCTGCCTAAGTAAGTTGCGTCATACCATTCATCACTAGGTGACATCCTACTACAGATACCTTGTAAGCATCTGTGtatctctctcctcccccactgGAAGGCAGTGCCCTGATCCCTTTGCCTGGCTGTGGTATCCTCTCCTGTAGACCACCAGCTCATGAAATAATCAGGGAGAGAATGTGTAAATGATGATCATGAGGTCCACCTGGACAAGCAGCCTGTGCCTGAATTTTCCTGAGGGCTTCAGAGCCTGTCTCGCCTCACCTCACATGCCTGGCTCACCTTAGAATGGTCACCTTGACAGCTAAGGGGACACCTGTGTGCCTTGATGGTGGACCCAGGGAGTGGATGACATTagtgagggaaagagaaaggctCTGGAGGAAAACACCTGAGAGGAGTCTCTAGGCTGCCTTCTGGTGGAAGTTCTTGGAACAAGACCTGAGAGCCGCTACCTTGGCTCTCAGCATTGCATGGGAGTTTAGAGGTTATTAAAGAAATGCCCCTAAAGTCCCATCCCAAGGTCATACAGAGAACGAATGGCTAAGTAGGGACAAGAACCCAAGTCACAGTCTGTTGATCTCACTACCATGCTATCCTGCCTGCCCCCATCACAGGAGTTGAGattatgctgcaaaaggaaaggtgggtaggccaggcgtggtggctcacgcctgtaatcccagcactttgggaggccgaggcgggcggatcacgaggtcaagagatcaagaccattctggctaacatggtgaaaccccatctctactaaaaatacaaaaattagctgggtgtggtggtgctcacctgtagtcccagctactcgggaggctgaggcaggagaattgcttgaacccgggaggcggaggttgcagtgagccaagatcgtgccactacactccagcctggcgacagggtaagactccgtctcaaaaaaaaaaaaaaaaaggaaagttggggatggggtggggactTGGGATTTTGGGGAGGGAATTGATTACTGCCTCTGAGGATATTAGGAGGAAAAACCCACAGGAGGTGCATTTAGTTTAATTCAGCAAGTTTTTTGAGTTAGTGCCAGGCACCTGGTGGGCAGTTAATTAAAGATtagcaggagaaggaaaatgtACAGTAAGAGAGCTTAAGTTTATACCAAAGCGAGTCTTGGGTCTAATGATTTTGAAACATGAAATTGGCAGAGAAGTTAGGAGTCCCTCCTGGGCTCCTATGTCAGGGTGTACCCCCTCTCTAATTTAACTTTTTGTCAAATTTTATTGCCATGATGTATATGTTTGTCCTCCCTAAACACAGagccccttgagggcagggagGACTGAAACTGCTTCCTGGGACTGTCACCATCACGTAGCACCCCACAGAGCAGATGCTCAATGAATGTTGATTGTGTGGGcaaatggatgaacaaatgaatggttTGGAGTTTCCCTGGCCAGAGAGCTTCAAAGCAGGGCAGACAACCATCTCTTCTGTCTAGTCCAAAGACATCATTCACTGCCCAAAGGCTGAGGGCTGTGCCTGGTGCTTTCTCAAGGTAACTTAGCTTGTTTAATTAGATTTTACCGTGATACTAGttctaggttcttttttttttttcattggccAAGCATTTAATAACTATCTGTCATGTCCAAGGTTCTGGGCTATTGTTCTGTAAATCTGTGATCCTATTCTGTTATTTAATTCCATGACTCTGTGTTGACATAGACGTGACAGTGTCCCTGCGGCATTTACTCCTAGGTGAGCTTAGCCAAGGCAGGTAGAGAGAACCAGCATTGTCTAATCTGAATGGATAAGCCAGCACAATGGGTTTCCCTGTGCAAATACCTCCATACCATCCAGGCCCACTCAGTCTCCTCCCTAGCTAATGAAGACAGCCTGTTTGAGGGCCAAGATCCACTGCCTATTAATAGGTACTAAAATCTCCAATTGCCTCATGCCTCCCCCTTCTCTTTCCCACTCACCTACCTGCCGTGTCAGCCTGGGAAGAATTGGTTTGCAGCTAGGCAGTCCTGCATCCAGTCTTGACTTTGGCACTTGTGATATGACTTGCCCAGGTGAGTTACCTCTCTCAGTGTTGGTTCctcgtctgtgaaatggggctaATCATTTACTTTATTGAGTGCCTTCTAGGCCAGGTACTAGGAGAGAAGTAAGGGATACAAAGAAAGACAAGGCACAGTCGCTGTCTTCAAGAAGCTCATACTTTCCAAGGAAATAAAGGCATGGAAACCCACACAGTGCTGTGGAATTAAAGAAGGCAGTGTGCTGTAAAGAGCCCCAGCTTTTTCCCTAGGCAACATCAGGGGCTCAgttcctttccctcctttctctcttctttaagaATTTCtcttagctggacgtggtggcacatgcctgtggtcccagctactcaggacactgtggtaggaggatcccttgagcccaagaggtcaaggctgcagtaagctgtaattgcaccactgccctccagcctgggcaacagagaaagaccttgtctcaaaaaattaaaaaattaattaattaattttttttcctcctaactAACTCCACCTTATTGGCTTAGGGTCAGTTTGAGGGGTCCAgacctccttcttcctttctatcCATAGCTTCCTGACACAGTATACCCAGAGATGTATGTGTTTCTCTCCACCCtaggcacaatttttttttttttttttctgagacagctctgtcatccaagctggagtgcagtggtgcaatcatatctCACTCCAGCTTCAACCTCTCatgctcaggtgatcttcctgcggagtagctgggactataggcatgcactaccatgacctggctaattgtttttttttttttttttttttgagatggagtctgtctctgtcgcccaggctggagtgcagtggtgtgatctcggctcactgcaagctccgcctcccaggttcacgccattctcctgcctcagcctcccgagtagctgggactgcaggcacccgccaccacgcccagctaattttttttgtatttttagtagagacggggtttcaccgtggtctcgatctcctgacctcgtgatccgcccgcctcggcctcccaaagtgctgggattacaagcgtgagccactgcacctggcaacctggctaattgttaaacattttttttgtagaggtgaggtcacactatgttgcccacactggtatcgaactcctgagctcaagcgatcctcctgccttggcctcccaaagtgctaggattacaggtgcgagctactgtgcctggcccttttttaattttaatttttttttttagagatggggtcttgctgtgttgcccaggctggctttgacctcctgagctcaagcaatcttccacctcagcctctggaatagctgggattacaggtgcaccctaCCATGTTCAGCTAACTTATTTTGTTtgttcagagacagggtcttgttatgttgtccgGGCCCAGGCACAGTTCTAATAGAGGAGAGAGACTTTCAGATATGACCTCCTGCATATCTAATTTTCCCCCGACCTGTCTCTCCAAcatgtctctctcttctttggGTTATTTTACTCCAATCATTCCGACCTACTCTTTGTTAATTGGGCCGTTCATTAAATAATTTAGCCTTTCACAAAACACACATGAAGTGTGCATGACGGCCCAGGCACTATATTCTGTGTCAGGGTTACACAGATGAATAAAGAGCTgggatgggccaggcgcggtggctcatgcctgtaatcccagcactttgggaagccaagactggcggatcatgaggtcaggagttcaagaccagcctggccaacatggtgaaaccccgtctctactaaaaaaaaaactacaaaaattagccgggcacggtggcgggtgcctgtaatcccagtcatatgggaggctgaggcaggagaattgctttaacccaggaggcagaggttgcagtgagccaaaatcatgccattgcagtctagcctgggtgacaagagcaagactccgtctcaaaaaaaaaaaagagctgggatGATGTAGTGGTTAAAATCAGTGTTGTTAGCATAGCACAGACCTaaattcaaatcccagttctgccatttgTCCCCTGTGTGACCTTGCATGGATCACTGTACCTCTCTAGGCCTATTGCTGTCTTCTGTGAAGTGATCATGATAGCACTGTTATGCAAATTAAATGAGAGCTTAAGCTGTGGAGCGTTTACCAACAGTGCCCTATGGCACATGCGCAGTAGAAAGTAGTTGCAATAGTGTGTAGCAAATACTTTGCATCCTGGGTTGGATTCCCCAGAAGCAGGCCCTGAGACAAAGATTCAAGTAAGTGAGATTTATTTAAAACTAATGAGAAgttggacacggtggctcacgcctataatcccaacactttgagaggtggaggcaggagggtttcttgagctcaggagtttgagaccagattgggcaatatagtaagacccaatctctacaaaaaaaattagccagacatggtggcgtgcacctgtgatccagctacttgggaggcttaggtgggaggatcgcttgggtccaggcttcagtgagctgtgatcgtgccactgtactccagcctgggcaacagagtgagacctgtctcaaaaataaataggccgggcacagtggctcacgcctgtaatcccagcactttgggaggccaaggcgggcagatcacctgaggtcaggagttcgagaccagcctggccaacatggtgaaaccccgtttctactaaaaatacaaaaattagctgggcatagtggcgcatgcctgtaatcctagctactcaggaagcagaagcaggagaatcgcttgaacccaggaggtggagattgcagtgagcagagatcacaccactgcgttccagtctgggcaacgagagggagactccatctcaaaaattgaataaataaataaataaatccataaatacataaatagaagtAATGAgggggccgggcatgatggctcacacctgtaatcccagtgctttgggaggccaaggcaggaagattgcttgagttcaggagttccagaccagtctgggcaacatagcaagacatcatttctgcaagaaattaaaaaattagcccagtgagTGGAGTGCATcggtagtaccagctactcagaaggctgaggcaggaggaccacttgagcccaggaggtcgagactgcaatgagttatgattgtgccactgcactttagcctgggtgacagagtgagaccctgtctttaaaaaaaaaaaaaaaaaaaagtaatgagggTAGGGAGGAGTGGAAAGGGAGTGGGAAAATGGGACCCAAGCACATGAGTGGAACCAAGCCAAGTCTCATGGAGGGCTGGGGTACTGACACCTTCATATTTGTCCACTATTGGTTAAGGCCtgggggtgggctgggggagtGGGAGGGTGGTGGCATGTGAGGATGTGGGAGAGAAAAATTTCCAAGTGCTTCCAGCTCTCTTCCCCTGGAAAAGGTCCCAGCGGAGGCATAGGCGGGGCTGCTGGGGGTGattcagcactctgggagtccgTAGGCACAAAAATGGTAAAGGGGTTCAAGAAGAAATGCATAGAACACAGTCCCTGCCCCACAAGGTTCATGGCCTGGGAAGGGAAGACAGACATGAATAAATCATTGCCATAGGGTGACTGGGGTGAAGGGTGTCGGGGGTCAGGTGGGGTGCAGGAGGGAGTGGTGTAGGCAGAGCCATCCCTGAGGAGAAGTACAGCTGGTTTGGGAGAGGAAGGCCATTCCAGACATAGGGAACAGCACACACAAAGGCTGATGCACATAGGCGCAAGGGCTGGTCCCCAGAGCTGGTGGGTCTGGCCACCAGAGCACATCACCAGGGGGCAGCTTCTGCACCTGCGCCCTGCATGAGGCTCCAGGTCTGCCCTTCCTGGACCATCCTCCAGACACGCTGCCTGCTCTTGTCTCAGGTCCCACTCCAGGCCCTCCTCCCGGAAGCCTCCCCCGACTAGTCCAGCTCACCGTGACTCTTCTGAACTCACGGTGTTTACTGCCAAGGCTATTACGTTGGCGCTCGCTCATGTCATTATTAGGACATATGCATTTTTACTGTCTTTGATGTTATTTAAACTTGCCTGTAAATTCTGCCTCTCTCAATTTTAAGTTTCCGAGTAGAaactacatatttttattatttataatcttaTATTCTCCCATGGCACCCGGCATTCGTGGACACATTGAGGAAGTaagataatgaatgaatgaatgggtgaatccAGTCCAGCTTGGGGCCTATTTAATTCTACTAGGCTCACCCTACAATTCTTATGTGTTCTCAGATTATTCCTAAACCCTAAGCTTAGTTTTGTTTCATTCGGGCCAcgtgtagtttttttttgttttttgttttctgagatggagtctcgctctgtcgcccaggcagcagtgcagtggtgcgatcttggctcactgcaacgtctgcctcccaggttcaagcaattctcatgccctagcttcctgagtagctgggatgcctagctaagttttttgtatttttagtagagacggagtttcaccatgttggccaggctggtcttgaactgctgacctcaagtgatctgcctacctcagcctcccaaatgctggaattacgggcgtgagccaccatgcctggccatatcagtttttaaaattaaaaacaatttgttGTGTTGAGTCTGTCAGAGACTGCACATCACTCTAAGTGTAGCAAATTGAATATAATGCCATAGAACTTTCATATCTGTTAGCATCCTTTTAAAAAACACGTGAACAAGCCCTTGAACAAGTGTTAGAAACAGTTATTCTATTTGTATTGCAATTATTGCAATTAATCAAAACTAGGAATATTCACAAggattaaatataaaaagttggccaggcgcggtggctcatgcctgtaatctcagcactttgggaggccaagatgggccgatcacttgagctcaggagttcaagacaagcctgggcaacatggtgaaaccccatctctaaaaacaaaacaaaactaaactaaacaaatacaaaaaattagtcaggggtggtgcacctgtagtctcagctactccagaggctgaggtaggaggattgcttgagcccaggaggttgaagctatagtgagccatgatcgtgccactgcactccagcctggatgacaaatggagtagagaccctgtctcaaacaaacacacaaaaagacatgaaaagtAACTTATTGAAAATGCatctcttggccaggcgcggtggtttacacctgtaatcctagcactttgggacgccaggGCAAGCAGATCACaagagatcaggaatttgagaccagcctggccaacatggcaaaatcccgtctctactaaaaatagaaaaattatctgggcgtggtggcacacacctgtaatcccagctactcgggaggttgaggcaggagaatcacttgaatccaggaggcagaggttgcagtgagctgatagctatcgtgccactgcactccagcctgggcaacagagataatacgtctcaaaaaaaaaaaaaaaaagaaagaaagaaagaaagaaaatgaatctcTTAATGAGATGGGAAAGGTTGATTTGTTTCCTATTGACCTTTGGCAGCTCTGGGAAGGGCACTCTGATCAGGCCCAGGACAGGCAGGAGATTCATTCTAGCGGGGGCACATATTAATTTGGAAACGGATTCCCTTAAAACTGGTCCTGCCGACACACCCCTGGGAAGGTTTGCATATACCACCAGGGGTATCCAAGCCATAGGCCATTAAACAGAGATGAAACTTACCTTACCATTCTTCAATATAGTGTTCCCAGAAAGGGAGAAATGTGGGCCTGAATGTTATTGTGACTTGCATAGTGACATTTCCAACCCTCCTCCTGCTGAGCCCCATAGCCTTACGTGCTGGATATGGGCAAGATAGGAACTCGAGTTACTTCCAGGTCTCCGTAAGTTTAGGACTGTGAAGAAGGCATCCGAATAGTCAAAAACGTaagtgttggctgggcgcagtggctcacacctgtaatcccaggactttgggaggccgaggcgggcagatcacgatgtcaggtgttcgagaccagcctggccaacatggtgaaaccccatctctactaaaatacaaaaattagccgggtgtagtggtgcgcgcctgtaatcccagctactcagaaggctgaggcaggagaatggcttgaacccgggaggcggaggttgcagtgagccgagatcgtgccattgcactccagcctgggcaatagagtgagactccatcaaaaaaaaaaaaaaaaaggcggggcgctgtggctcacacctgtaatcccagcactttgggaggccgaggcgaccggatcacgatgtcaggacttcgggacttcgagaccagcctggcccacgtggtgaaaccccatctctactaaaacacaaaaattagccgggcgtggtggtgcgcacctgtaatctcagctactcagaaggctgaggcaggagaatggcttgaacccgggaggcggaggttgcagtgagccgagatcgtgccattgcactccagcctgggcatagagtgagactccgtctaaaaaaaaaaaaggccgggcgctgtggctcacgcctgtaatcccagcactttgggaggcccaggtgggcagatcacgaggtcaggagatagagaccaccctggctaacacggtgaaaccccgcttctactaaaaaatacaaaaaattagccgggcgtggtggcgggcccctatagtcccagctactcaggaggctgaggcacaatggcgtgaacccgggaggcggagcttgcagtgagctcagatggagccactgtactccagcctgggcgacagagcgagacttcgtctcaaaaaagaaaaaacaaataaataaaaataaataaaaaagaccctAAGTGTTAGTTAAAGCAGCAGCCTAGattcaaaattaagaaaacatgatttttatttttccgtTTCATGGAAGCAACAGCTGTCTACTGATAGTTCCTGCCGCTGGCCACCAGGTGGCAGAAGGGAACACAGTACCGCAGCCCTGCCCCAGCGATCGCGCGGGCAGGAAGACCGGGTGGGAGGTAGGTGGGGCCGAGGCCTGGAGGTGAGGTAGGAGAGTGGGTTTAGGCTGTCAGAGGAAAAAACGGGCGATGTGAGGACTAAGTACGGATCTCAGGAGCGGACAGGAAATATTGAGAACACCACCTTACGGGTTCAGAATAAAGCCGAGGGAATGAGGAAGAGGTTTAAGGAGCCAGGCTAAATTGGGAAGAATTCACGGGGAATCAGAGGGTGGAGAGGGCGTGGGTGCCTGAGATGCCTGGCAGCAGAACGGCTTGGGGGACCCCATTATCTGTACTCTTCCCGTGGTGGGTCCAGGTCTGGCTCCTCCTGAGGTCGGTGGTCCACCTCAGGGGCAGGAGGCCAGGGGTTTTCTGGGGGCTGGGGTCCTGCCGGCCAAGGGTCATCAGGCCGGGGAGGTTGAGGAGGATCCGTTCTAGGCGGTTCAGGGGGCCAGACTCCAGTTTCAGGCAGGTCTCTCCAGGGACGACTGGGGCGGGGAGGCGGAGGATCTTCAAAGAGAGGGGGTGCCCCTGGCCAAGGGTCACCGGGGACTGGGGGGCCCTGAGGCAATGTTGGGGAGCCTGCCTCCTCTCGGTCCTCTGCGG is a genomic window of Pongo pygmaeus isolate AG05252 chromosome 5, NHGRI_mPonPyg2-v2.0_pri, whole genome shotgun sequence containing:
- the PSORS1C2 gene encoding psoriasis susceptibility 1 candidate gene 2 protein, which translates into the protein MILNWKLLGILVLCLHTRGISGSEDHPSHPPAEDREEAGSPTLPQGPPVPGDPWPGAPPLFEDPPPPRPSRPWRDLPETGVWPPEPPRTDPPQPPRPDDPWPAGPQPPENPWPPAPEVDHRPQEEPDLDPPREEYR